One genomic window of Arachis stenosperma cultivar V10309 chromosome 10, arast.V10309.gnm1.PFL2, whole genome shotgun sequence includes the following:
- the LOC130955720 gene encoding pathogenesis-related protein 1-like, giving the protein MGVTKISSTTLPLMAAITLTILLLLSSQVCYAQNAPQDYINAHNNARSKVGVGPMTWNATLASFAQNYTNTLKESCNLVHSRGPYGENLAGSNGDLTGTAAVNLWVAEKQYYHYNSNSCDSGKVCGHYTQVVWRSSIHLGCAKARCKNGGTVISCNYAPRGNIIGRKPY; this is encoded by the coding sequence ATGGGTGTGACTAAGATCTCATCAACAACGCTTCCTCTCATGGCTGCCATAACCCTAaccatattattattattatcatcacaAGTTTGTTATGCACAAAACGCACCCCAAGACTACATCAACGCTCACAACAATGCCCGTTCCAAAGTTGGGGTTGGTCCAATGACATGGAATGCAACCCTTGCTTCTTTTGCACAAAACTATACTAACACACTCAAAGAAAGTTGTAACTTGGTGCACTCTAGGGGTCCTTATGGAGAGAACCTTGCAGGGAGTAACGGCGATCTTACGGGCACCGCCGCGGTGAACTTGTGGGTGGCGGAGAAGCAATACTATCACTACAACTCTAATTCTTGTGACTCCGGCAAGGTTTGCGGCCACTATACTCAGGTGGTTTGGCGCAGCTCGATTCATCTTGGGTGTGCTAAAGCAAGGTGTAAGAATGGAGGAACAGTTATAAGTTGTAACTATGCTCCACGTGGCAATATTATTGGCCGAAAACCTTACTAG
- the LOC130955719 gene encoding pathogenesis-related protein 1-like gives MVNSWLHKISFIPLLCVLGLDIVADITAYAQDSPQDYLDAHNAARSEAGVADLAWDDDVAAFAENYASERQGDCEMIHSGGGDEGYGENIAWSSGDLAGSEAVAMWVDEKDKYDYDSNSCVGGECRHYTQVVWSNTIRLGCAKVNCDNGGTFITCNYHPPGNYVHQRPY, from the coding sequence atggTTAATTCTTGGTTACACAAGATTTCATTTATTCCTCTCCTCTGTGTTTTAGGGTTAGACATTGTAGCCGATATAACCGCCTACGCTCAAGATTCACCGCAAGACTATCTTGATGCTCACAACGCAGCAAGATCAGAGGCAGGTGTAGCCGATTTGGCTTGGGACGATGACGTTGCGGCGTTCGCCGAGAACTACGCATCGGAACGGCAAGGGGACTGCGAAATGATTCACTCCGGTGGCGGCGACGAGGGTTACGGCGAGAACATTGCATGGAGCAGTGGTGATCTTGCAGGCAGCGAAGCAGTGGCAATGTGGGTGGATGAGAAAGACAAGTATGACTACGATTCAAACTCGTGTGTTGGCGGAGAGTGCCGTCACTACACTCAAGTTGTTTGGAGTAACACTATACGGCTTGGATGTGCCAAAGTGAATTGCGATAATGGAGGCACTTTCATTACTTGTAACTACCATCCTCCTGGAAATTATGTTCACCAAAGGCCTTACTAG